The Methylomonas montana genome has a window encoding:
- a CDS encoding MlaA family lipoprotein, whose protein sequence is MQIGKTNTMLNIFGAAVLLGGCATTPVADSQDPWEGWNRKVQTFNDRFDDYLMKPVARGYRWITPSFVDTGVSNFFGNIGEVRVLINNALQGKLLMAGMDGARFLVNTTAGLGGLFDVASEIDLPRHKEDFDQTLGYWGVEPGPYLVLPFLGPSSPRGLFGLLGDTAMNPISYTGLYFTSAWTSRAVSGGLGALNAADLRADNLENEKIASEAALDRYAFFRAAYISQRHYLVHDGNVPPEEEFNLDDLDETLSPVTPY, encoded by the coding sequence ATGCAAATCGGAAAAACCAATACGATGCTCAATATTTTCGGCGCAGCGGTTTTACTGGGCGGTTGTGCGACGACACCAGTCGCCGATTCCCAGGATCCCTGGGAAGGCTGGAATAGAAAAGTACAGACCTTTAATGATCGGTTCGACGATTATCTGATGAAACCGGTGGCCCGGGGTTACCGTTGGATAACGCCTAGCTTTGTCGACACCGGCGTCAGCAATTTTTTCGGCAATATCGGCGAGGTGCGCGTGCTGATTAATAATGCCTTACAGGGCAAGCTATTAATGGCCGGCATGGACGGCGCCCGTTTTTTGGTCAATACCACGGCCGGACTGGGCGGTTTATTCGATGTCGCCAGCGAAATCGACTTACCCCGGCACAAGGAGGATTTCGATCAAACCTTGGGCTATTGGGGCGTTGAGCCTGGCCCTTACCTAGTACTGCCCTTTCTGGGGCCGAGTTCCCCGCGCGGCTTGTTCGGCTTGTTGGGCGACACCGCGATGAACCCCATCAGCTACACCGGCCTTTATTTTACGTCAGCCTGGACATCGCGAGCGGTATCGGGCGGTTTGGGCGCGCTGAATGCGGCTGATTTACGTGCCGATAATTTAGAAAACGAGAAAATCGCCAGCGAAGCGGCCTTGGATCGGTATGCGTTTTTCCGTGCCGCCTATATTTCGCAACGCCATTATCTGGTTCACGACGGCAACGTGCCGCCCGAAGAGGAATTTAATCTGGATGATTTGGACGAAACCCTGTCGCCCGTCACCCCTTATTGA
- a CDS encoding DNA internalization-related competence protein ComEC/Rec2 yields MSLISLSFLLGIVAVQQFSRLPDMFELAALTCACLLSAYRRYWRIFALSGGILWASLYGSWRMDQQLPDAYQNAEVAVRGYISSLPQAQAQRLSFDFVVTEPASDFPDKIRLSWYYPDLSLAAGQAWELNVKLRKPHGRLNPGGFDYEAWLFANRIGATGYLRAKPVPRRIDISPGIAQYFAIFRQAIADRLDAALPGGEQLGVIKALTIGSQNTITQQQWQVFRTTGVVHLIVISGSHISLIAGLVYLWVRRLWAWTGILGVAPQRAAALSAWLAALFYAGLAGYSVPTLRAVIMLGVALAAIAWQRNTAPMQILLLALVAVLLFDPLAVLSVGFWLSFAAVALLIYISAGRLARRSHWREAALAQWATAVGLSPLLIVFFQQVSLISPVANWLAVPVIGILIVPAALLAVVLLFVWPWLASLMLTVLDYMLQGLWWLLSVMADLPLASVSCLPPPWYGMALAGVGILLWLAPRGFPCRHLSPLLFLPLLVVAGDKPKPGEAWLSMLDVGQGLATVVQTAEHTLVFDTGARYSEFSDMGDSVLLPFLSEQGIARIDALVISHGDNDHAGGAETLLKELPVERTMSSVAAWAERPHGEYCRAGQAWRWDGVDFTVLSPPEAEFAGENDNSCVLRVEAGRHSFLLTGDIEQAAESWLVHQYAEKLASSVLLAPHHGSKTSSSLAFLERVDPELILIPAGYLNRFGFPHRQVVERYKQLGIPWLSSANQGAVSLSSADEPIKVQSERERRRRYWMTPAPQH; encoded by the coding sequence GTGAGCTTGATCAGCTTGTCGTTCCTGTTGGGCATTGTCGCCGTTCAACAATTTAGCCGATTACCCGACATGTTTGAATTGGCGGCGCTGACTTGCGCTTGTCTGCTGTCGGCTTATCGGCGTTATTGGCGGATTTTTGCGTTGTCGGGCGGAATATTGTGGGCGAGTCTATACGGTAGCTGGCGCATGGACCAGCAATTACCGGATGCCTATCAAAATGCTGAAGTGGCGGTGCGGGGTTACATTTCCAGTTTGCCGCAAGCCCAGGCGCAAAGGCTGAGTTTCGATTTTGTGGTGACAGAACCGGCTAGCGATTTTCCGGACAAGATTCGTTTGAGTTGGTATTACCCGGATCTGAGTTTGGCTGCCGGGCAAGCCTGGGAATTGAACGTAAAACTGCGAAAACCGCATGGCCGGCTCAATCCCGGCGGTTTCGATTATGAGGCCTGGCTGTTTGCCAATCGGATTGGTGCGACCGGTTATCTACGGGCTAAACCGGTGCCGCGCCGCATCGATATTTCACCTGGCATCGCCCAATATTTTGCTATTTTCCGACAAGCGATTGCCGACCGGCTGGATGCGGCTTTGCCGGGCGGCGAGCAACTTGGGGTGATCAAAGCCTTGACGATAGGCAGTCAGAACACCATCACCCAGCAGCAATGGCAGGTGTTCAGAACCACCGGTGTCGTGCATTTGATTGTGATTTCCGGCTCGCATATCAGCTTGATTGCCGGCCTGGTTTATCTTTGGGTCCGCCGGCTTTGGGCTTGGACGGGTATACTCGGCGTAGCGCCGCAACGGGCAGCGGCTTTGTCTGCCTGGCTGGCGGCATTGTTTTATGCCGGTTTGGCCGGTTATTCGGTGCCGACCTTACGGGCGGTGATCATGCTCGGCGTGGCCTTGGCGGCCATCGCCTGGCAACGTAATACCGCGCCGATGCAGATATTGTTGCTGGCCTTAGTGGCTGTGCTGCTGTTCGATCCCTTGGCGGTGTTGTCGGTGGGTTTCTGGTTATCGTTCGCGGCGGTGGCCTTGTTGATTTATATCTCGGCGGGCAGGCTGGCAAGGCGGTCGCATTGGCGCGAAGCCGCGCTGGCTCAATGGGCGACAGCAGTCGGCTTGTCGCCGTTATTAATCGTGTTTTTTCAGCAAGTGTCGTTGATATCGCCGGTCGCCAACTGGCTGGCCGTGCCGGTGATCGGGATATTGATCGTGCCGGCGGCCTTGTTGGCGGTGGTTTTGCTGTTTGTCTGGCCGTGGCTGGCGTCGTTGATGTTGACTGTGCTGGATTATATGCTGCAAGGCTTGTGGTGGCTGCTTTCGGTGATGGCGGACTTGCCTTTGGCCAGCGTGTCTTGTCTGCCGCCGCCTTGGTACGGCATGGCATTGGCGGGTGTCGGCATTTTGCTGTGGCTGGCGCCGCGCGGTTTCCCCTGCCGTCATTTAAGCCCCTTGCTGTTTCTGCCGCTGCTAGTGGTCGCGGGGGATAAACCCAAACCCGGCGAAGCCTGGTTGAGCATGCTGGATGTCGGGCAGGGCTTGGCGACGGTCGTCCAAACCGCCGAACATACTCTGGTGTTTGATACCGGCGCCCGTTATTCGGAATTTTCCGATATGGGCGATTCGGTGTTGTTGCCGTTCCTGAGCGAGCAAGGCATCGCGCGAATCGATGCTTTGGTGATTAGTCATGGCGATAACGACCATGCGGGCGGCGCGGAAACCTTATTGAAAGAGTTGCCGGTTGAGCGAACGATGAGCAGCGTCGCTGCATGGGCCGAACGCCCACACGGCGAGTATTGCCGGGCTGGACAAGCCTGGCGCTGGGATGGCGTGGACTTTACAGTGCTGTCGCCGCCGGAAGCGGAATTCGCCGGGGAAAACGATAATTCGTGTGTGTTGCGGGTTGAGGCGGGGCGGCATAGCTTTCTGTTGACGGGCGATATCGAGCAAGCGGCGGAAAGCTGGCTAGTGCATCAATACGCTGAAAAATTAGCCAGCAGCGTGTTGTTGGCGCCGCATCATGGCAGCAAAACCTCCTCCAGCTTGGCTTTTCTGGAACGAGTCGATCCCGAGCTGATATTAATTCCGGCCGGCTATCTGAACCGTTTCGGTTTTCCGCATCGGCAGGTTGTCGAGCGTTATAAACAGCTGGGGATACCTTGGTTAAGTAGCGCAAACCAAGGCGCTGTTAGCCTTTCCAGCGCCGATGAGCCGATAAAGGTGCAGTCGGAACGCGAGCGGCGCCGACGTTATTGGATGACACCGGCACCGCAGCACTAG
- a CDS encoding phosphate/phosphite/phosphonate ABC transporter substrate-binding protein, protein MSFMFTVSPDFAPDRLSGWYIFNTWLQKQTGEAIHLEMYNHYHDLHQAIASDKIDLVYANPFDAAMLVREKGFLPLVRANGESDEAIIAVNADSHVHDVAELMPNTRVAFTDDPDVRLMGMIMLEPADLGAENIVPLLSDNHVLVAKHLLKGEADVGIILAEAYDNLSSVIKKQLRILVRSQISVIYHSLMIGPRLQSRRDDIQKILVEMDKDEKGSGVLASLGFNAWQRIEDEEMEFMIDLMDTLNT, encoded by the coding sequence ATGTCTTTCATGTTTACAGTGAGTCCGGATTTCGCCCCAGATCGCCTGTCGGGTTGGTATATCTTCAATACCTGGTTGCAAAAACAAACCGGCGAAGCGATACATCTGGAGATGTATAACCACTATCATGACCTGCATCAGGCGATAGCATCCGATAAGATCGATCTGGTCTACGCCAATCCCTTCGATGCGGCGATGTTGGTGAGAGAAAAGGGGTTTTTGCCGCTAGTCCGTGCCAATGGCGAATCGGACGAAGCGATTATCGCCGTCAACGCCGACAGCCATGTCCACGATGTGGCCGAGTTGATGCCGAACACCCGGGTGGCATTCACAGACGATCCCGATGTGCGTTTGATGGGTATGATTATGTTGGAACCGGCCGATTTGGGGGCCGAGAATATCGTGCCGCTGCTGTCGGATAATCACGTACTGGTTGCCAAACACCTGTTAAAAGGCGAGGCGGATGTCGGCATCATTTTGGCAGAGGCGTACGATAATCTGTCCAGTGTGATTAAAAAGCAGTTGCGGATATTGGTGCGTAGCCAAATCAGCGTGATTTATCATTCCTTGATGATAGGCCCCAGACTGCAAAGCCGGCGCGATGATATTCAGAAAATACTGGTCGAGATGGATAAAGACGAAAAAGGCAGCGGTGTTTTGGCCAGCCTGGGCTTTAACGCATGGCAACGCATCGAGGATGAAGAAATGGAATTCATGATCGATTTGATGGATACCCTGAATACTTGA
- a CDS encoding histidine phosphatase family protein — protein MIEPITVDFLRHGEARGGQYYRGITDDPLTERGWRQMYSQCGEGQWDAVICSPLRRCRSFASAWCEQQQLELLVEPAWMEIDFGDWEGQTAEQIGLHSPDALQAFYLDPVKYPPPNAETYPNFAERVRNGWEGLLADRAGQKLLVVTHAGVIRALFAHVFDMPATHSFRIEVPHGCLTRFTCFDDGNGRFVQLNFHKPG, from the coding sequence ATGATCGAGCCGATCACAGTTGATTTTCTCCGCCATGGCGAAGCCCGAGGCGGACAGTATTACCGAGGTATCACCGATGATCCGTTGACCGAGCGCGGTTGGCGACAGATGTATAGCCAATGCGGGGAAGGGCAGTGGGATGCGGTGATTTGTTCGCCGTTACGGCGTTGCCGTTCGTTTGCCTCAGCCTGGTGCGAACAGCAGCAATTGGAGTTGCTGGTCGAACCGGCGTGGATGGAAATCGATTTTGGCGATTGGGAAGGCCAGACAGCCGAACAAATCGGCCTGCATTCGCCGGACGCATTACAGGCTTTTTATCTCGATCCGGTCAAATATCCGCCACCCAATGCCGAAACTTACCCAAACTTTGCCGAAAGAGTGCGTAATGGCTGGGAAGGTCTGTTGGCTGATCGTGCTGGGCAAAAATTGCTGGTGGTGACGCATGCCGGGGTGATTCGGGCATTATTTGCGCATGTATTCGATATGCCGGCCACGCATAGCTTTCGGATCGAAGTTCCCCACGGCTGCTTGACGCGTTTTACCTGCTTCGACGATGGCAACGGTCGTTTTGTGCAGCTTAACTTCCACAAGCCGGGCTGA
- a CDS encoding PepSY-associated TM helix domain-containing protein produces MSETQHPLIVRPRFIVNGRKWWRLCHIYLALSLGLLFALIGLTGSLSIYREELDSLFNPQLSIATPSGPALSLDKIIASVRTAHPNRHGAWTLEMPRSPDGMITAWFETPKESVDAFYAPLMVSVNPYTGEVAASRFWGQTLTTWLLDLHTQLQLDGFGRNALAALGCLLMLSVLSGLYLWWPGWRQLRSAFTVRHDAGLMRLVFDLHRLLGLGSSAILLLLAFTGFHLAYPSLLESLTAAAGMGHGDAGPNVRSTAIPNDRPVSLSEAILVARGPFPSSEVRRITTPVGELGTYRINLRQPHEINQHHPFTTVWVDRWSGQIRDVQNPSKFSAGQTFTTWLWPLHTGEAFGKGGRLLWFFIGLTPALLFLSGLLHWLYRHDLVADRQIDWQRLAASARTDSVKLTSRFVRHASQVLKPLLSKALLVCRAWLARLQA; encoded by the coding sequence ATGTCAGAAACTCAGCATCCCTTGATCGTCCGTCCGCGCTTCATCGTCAACGGCCGAAAATGGTGGCGGCTATGCCATATTTACCTGGCACTGAGCCTGGGTTTGCTGTTTGCGCTGATCGGCCTGACCGGCAGTTTAAGTATTTACCGGGAAGAGTTGGATAGTCTGTTCAATCCCCAACTAAGCATAGCCACGCCGTCAGGCCCAGCCTTGTCGCTGGATAAGATTATCGCCTCGGTACGCACCGCTCACCCCAATCGGCATGGCGCCTGGACCTTGGAGATGCCGCGCTCGCCGGACGGCATGATTACCGCCTGGTTTGAAACACCCAAGGAAAGCGTCGACGCGTTTTACGCGCCGCTGATGGTGTCGGTCAATCCTTATACCGGCGAAGTAGCGGCCAGCCGGTTTTGGGGGCAAACGCTGACGACTTGGCTGCTGGATCTACATACTCAGTTGCAGTTGGACGGCTTCGGCCGCAACGCACTGGCTGCACTCGGCTGCTTGTTGATGCTGTCGGTGCTGAGCGGCTTGTACTTATGGTGGCCGGGCTGGCGGCAACTGCGTAGCGCTTTTACGGTGCGTCACGATGCCGGCTTGATGCGCTTAGTATTCGATCTGCATAGACTGCTGGGATTAGGCAGTTCGGCGATTTTATTGCTGCTAGCTTTTACCGGCTTTCATTTGGCCTACCCTAGCCTGCTGGAAAGTTTGACCGCCGCTGCCGGCATGGGTCACGGCGATGCCGGCCCCAATGTCCGCAGCACCGCGATACCCAACGACCGACCGGTCAGCCTTAGCGAAGCCATACTGGTCGCGCGCGGACCGTTCCCCAGTTCGGAAGTGCGGCGTATTACCACGCCGGTCGGCGAATTGGGTACCTATCGGATCAATCTGCGCCAACCCCACGAGATCAATCAACACCATCCGTTTACCACGGTCTGGGTGGACCGCTGGAGCGGCCAGATTCGCGACGTGCAAAACCCCAGCAAATTTTCGGCTGGCCAGACCTTCACCACTTGGCTCTGGCCGCTGCATACCGGCGAAGCCTTCGGCAAAGGCGGCCGCTTGCTGTGGTTCTTCATAGGCCTTACGCCTGCGCTGCTATTCCTGAGCGGCCTGCTGCACTGGCTATACCGGCATGATTTGGTCGCCGATCGGCAAATCGACTGGCAGCGCTTGGCGGCGTCGGCCCGGACCGATTCCGTCAAGCTGACCAGCCGCTTTGTGCGGCATGCTTCGCAAGTTTTAAAACCTTTGCTGAGCAAAGCGCTGCTAGTATGTCGCGCTTGGCTGGCCCGGCTCCAAGCTTAA
- a CDS encoding roadblock/LC7 domain-containing protein: MKADMLTSVLTELNGTSADIEASGVISTDGLMMASVLPAGMDEDRVGAMSAAMLSLGDRTAQELNRGSLEQVLIKGARGYVLMTYAGNEAVLTVLAKPNAKLGLIFLDVKRAAESISEML; the protein is encoded by the coding sequence ATGAAAGCGGATATGCTGACTTCGGTTTTGACCGAACTGAACGGAACCTCGGCGGATATTGAAGCATCGGGCGTGATTTCCACCGATGGCTTGATGATGGCTTCGGTATTGCCGGCTGGAATGGACGAAGACCGGGTTGGCGCGATGAGTGCCGCGATGCTGTCCTTGGGCGATAGGACAGCGCAGGAGTTGAATCGTGGCAGTTTGGAGCAGGTGTTGATCAAAGGCGCTAGAGGCTATGTGCTGATGACCTATGCCGGCAATGAAGCGGTATTGACGGTACTGGCGAAGCCTAATGCCAAACTGGGGTTGATCTTTCTGGACGTCAAGCGTGCCGCGGAAAGCATTTCCGAAATGTTGTAA
- a CDS encoding GTP-binding protein — MSQYKIIFTGPVGAGKTTAINAISDVPPIKTDAAASDMTKNRKSSTTVAMDYGVMNLAGGEKIHLYGTPGQERFDFMWDILTVGGIGLILLLDNTRADPFQDMKFFLDAFGKFIGDTTVAIGVTQMDLSNKPNIEDYHLHLQGFGLKPPVFAVDAREKNDVSLLVQALLYSLDPGLAG, encoded by the coding sequence ATGAGCCAATACAAAATTATTTTCACTGGTCCGGTGGGTGCCGGCAAGACAACGGCGATTAATGCCATCAGCGACGTACCGCCGATTAAAACAGACGCCGCGGCTAGCGATATGACCAAAAATCGTAAATCGTCAACCACTGTTGCGATGGACTACGGGGTGATGAATTTGGCCGGCGGCGAAAAAATTCACTTATATGGAACGCCCGGCCAAGAACGCTTCGATTTCATGTGGGACATTTTAACCGTGGGCGGCATCGGCCTGATTTTATTACTGGATAACACCCGTGCTGATCCATTCCAGGATATGAAGTTTTTCCTGGATGCATTCGGTAAGTTTATCGGCGATACCACCGTGGCAATCGGGGTGACGCAAATGGATCTGAGTAACAAACCCAACATAGAAGATTACCATCTCCACTTACAGGGATTTGGTCTGAAACCGCCGGTTTTCGCGGTGGATGCCAGGGAAAAGAACGACGTTTCGTTGCTGGTGCAGGCCTTATTGTATTCGCTGGATCCGGGCTTGGCAGGGTAA
- a CDS encoding type IV pilus assembly protein FimV has translation MSQFFSKLVVGQHSDEFQQQELSLWDDQELAVFSYYHSDEDQALNALVFKVRRNPKDLLAHLRRIYFCYQQRLSAQLYAALLDFVIVLQGKGRTLSRRMIEASRSQLDSRQLQSLTQAAGHDRLGNAYSLFSTGQIGRCELVDYQQQAETQHDFLVLANDFIEYSQLEQAMEALETGIGLHPDRQDLQQALLELYKSTGNRERFQTFRRTFSESGVSLVKEWLVTANFFEGHSL, from the coding sequence ATGTCCCAATTTTTTTCCAAGCTGGTGGTTGGTCAACATAGCGATGAATTTCAGCAGCAGGAACTTAGTCTATGGGATGACCAAGAATTAGCCGTATTCAGCTATTATCATAGCGATGAAGACCAAGCCCTAAACGCCTTGGTCTTCAAAGTTCGCAGAAATCCGAAGGATTTGCTGGCACATCTGCGTCGTATTTATTTTTGTTATCAACAGCGTTTGTCCGCCCAACTTTACGCTGCCTTGTTGGATTTTGTCATCGTGCTGCAGGGCAAGGGGCGAACCCTTAGTCGCAGGATGATCGAAGCTAGCCGCTCGCAATTGGATAGTCGGCAGTTGCAGAGTTTAACGCAGGCTGCTGGTCACGATAGGCTCGGCAATGCTTACTCATTGTTTAGCACGGGCCAAATAGGGCGATGCGAACTGGTTGATTATCAGCAACAAGCCGAAACACAACATGATTTTTTGGTGTTGGCTAACGACTTTATCGAATACAGCCAGCTCGAACAGGCCATGGAGGCGTTAGAAACTGGTATTGGCTTGCATCCGGATCGGCAGGATTTGCAACAAGCTTTATTGGAGCTATACAAATCAACCGGCAACCGCGAGCGCTTTCAAACCTTCCGGCGAACATTTAGTGAATCAGGCGTGTCGCTGGTAAAAGAATGGCTGGTGACGGCGAATTTTTTTGAAGGTCATTCATTATGA
- a CDS encoding class I adenylate cyclase — MTNRFLPIHLGAPGEEISKKDLHAVAQRFKNFNQLRLQQVQGFLQPRQQDFLKLLPLLFHQNHPLLPGFVSLEGPAGIPDYTPNKQTTDVAKQFSKGFAYKRKALRHYPIQAIFLMGSAGSMAFSKDSDIDIWLCHSPSLADDELNELRQKAQEVEKWAASLKIEVHFFLIDAEQFLRGENTPISKESSGETQHYLLLEEFYRTSIYIAGRVPVWWLVPPQQEKNYKQYVAHLLENRFVSEADVIDFGGLQDMPLAEFVSATLWQIYKSLTSPHKSLLKLLLMESYASEFPDPQWLCVSLKQAIYQGDFSVDSMDPYLLIYRKVDEYLRQAHSRQRLNLIRECFYIKIMAASENATENRIRLRREDYLYSVATQWQWPDDLLDNLASQKFWDIKKASVEHVVIRDQLQQCLRMILKFAGLPLDQAQLGNKDLTLITRKLRAALDQRPGKIEVLTTRATVQAKPDLLVIVEVTADDTPTNWCLYIDRITSQQAFPETIIKQGESLLEVLCWAVVNGLYKKSLNLQLVTQSLKIANNDLYQLFSELNALLSRYMGGRENDLEVYGTPNRIASSLVLINLGESLAIDANSQQLVMSDRSDPLSYGDSRQCFVQSIQKLSVSNWGEATLQRYVGLDGVFNCLIDIFNNSVTPITADKLQVLCYTPVRGRSITFRIEALFGNLLKCFAAESNGLQRYIIAAEAGYCVFQIKSDSLSYYRLDTHNQLLQELAKPSEQFSPVFFDAYVLDQTFIPFLYSHNAADVIQLFYHATSKYIGVYVIDEKGALFVRQHNNANPEHVLTHYSVFLATLLAQAQLAEGSTVKCYEIQRNSAGVLSCQAVQVRLSASVMDLRVRIASEEAGSLAIYCNERKFSVANADSFKQIRAHILGFRKSHDDYPFHITEIDVPCRVLGVEHVELLQTVHFLNYKQKIEDKLNI, encoded by the coding sequence TTGACTAACCGATTCTTACCTATCCATCTAGGCGCGCCAGGCGAAGAGATCAGCAAAAAAGATCTACACGCAGTGGCTCAGCGTTTCAAGAATTTCAATCAGCTGCGTTTGCAGCAGGTACAGGGTTTCCTGCAACCCCGCCAGCAAGATTTCTTGAAGCTGTTGCCTTTGTTATTTCATCAGAATCATCCCTTATTACCCGGTTTCGTATCGCTGGAAGGTCCGGCCGGTATTCCCGATTACACGCCCAATAAGCAGACGACCGACGTCGCCAAACAGTTTTCCAAGGGCTTTGCTTATAAACGCAAGGCGCTTAGGCATTATCCTATCCAGGCTATCTTTCTCATGGGTAGCGCCGGTAGTATGGCTTTTTCAAAAGACAGCGATATTGATATCTGGCTTTGTCACTCGCCAAGCCTGGCGGACGATGAACTGAATGAATTGCGCCAAAAAGCTCAGGAAGTGGAAAAATGGGCGGCATCGTTAAAAATTGAGGTGCATTTTTTTCTGATCGATGCCGAACAGTTTTTACGCGGCGAAAATACACCCATTTCCAAGGAAAGTAGCGGCGAGACCCAGCATTATTTGTTATTGGAAGAGTTTTACCGAACCTCGATTTATATCGCCGGGAGGGTGCCGGTTTGGTGGCTAGTGCCTCCGCAGCAGGAAAAAAACTACAAACAGTATGTCGCGCATTTGCTGGAAAATCGGTTTGTTTCGGAAGCGGATGTCATCGATTTCGGCGGGCTGCAAGATATGCCGCTGGCCGAATTTGTCAGCGCCACGCTTTGGCAAATATATAAATCCCTGACGTCGCCACATAAATCGTTGTTAAAACTGCTGCTCATGGAAAGTTATGCCAGCGAATTTCCCGACCCGCAATGGCTATGCGTCTCTTTGAAACAAGCTATTTATCAGGGCGATTTCAGCGTCGATAGTATGGACCCTTACTTGCTGATCTATCGTAAAGTCGACGAATATCTTCGCCAAGCGCATTCCCGGCAGCGGCTCAATCTGATCCGGGAATGTTTTTACATAAAAATCATGGCGGCTTCCGAAAATGCGACGGAAAACCGGATACGCCTGCGGCGTGAAGATTATTTGTACAGTGTAGCGACCCAATGGCAATGGCCGGATGATCTGCTGGACAATTTGGCCAGTCAAAAATTTTGGGATATTAAAAAGGCGAGTGTCGAACATGTCGTGATTCGCGATCAATTGCAGCAATGTCTACGGATGATTTTGAAATTCGCCGGTTTGCCGTTGGATCAGGCTCAGCTGGGAAACAAGGACTTGACATTGATCACCCGTAAATTACGGGCCGCACTGGATCAGCGCCCTGGCAAGATCGAAGTATTGACCACCCGAGCCACCGTTCAGGCCAAGCCCGATCTTTTGGTCATCGTGGAGGTCACTGCCGACGATACGCCGACAAACTGGTGTTTATACATCGATAGAATCACCTCGCAGCAAGCTTTCCCGGAAACAATTATCAAGCAAGGCGAGAGTTTGCTGGAAGTTTTGTGCTGGGCGGTGGTGAACGGTTTATATAAAAAATCGCTTAATCTGCAGTTGGTGACACAAAGTCTTAAAATAGCCAATAACGATTTATATCAGCTATTTAGCGAGCTGAATGCGTTATTAAGCCGTTATATGGGCGGTAGGGAAAACGATCTGGAGGTATACGGTACGCCCAATCGGATAGCATCGTCGCTGGTACTGATCAATCTTGGCGAAAGCCTGGCCATTGATGCTAATAGTCAGCAATTGGTGATGAGCGATCGCTCCGATCCGCTCAGTTACGGCGACAGTCGGCAGTGTTTTGTGCAGAGTATCCAAAAATTGTCGGTGTCCAACTGGGGGGAAGCAACTTTACAACGCTATGTCGGGTTGGATGGCGTTTTCAATTGCCTCATCGATATTTTCAATAATAGCGTTACTCCCATCACGGCCGACAAGCTGCAAGTATTGTGTTACACCCCGGTGCGCGGCAGAAGCATCACTTTCCGCATAGAAGCTTTGTTCGGCAATTTGTTGAAGTGTTTTGCTGCGGAATCTAACGGCTTACAACGCTATATTATCGCCGCCGAAGCCGGTTATTGCGTGTTTCAGATCAAAAGCGACAGCTTGAGCTATTATCGGCTGGATACGCATAATCAGCTGTTACAGGAATTGGCCAAGCCGTCTGAACAGTTTTCCCCGGTGTTTTTTGATGCTTATGTGCTAGATCAAACGTTTATACCGTTTCTGTACAGCCATAATGCCGCCGATGTGATTCAGCTGTTCTACCATGCGACTAGCAAATACATTGGGGTTTATGTCATCGACGAAAAAGGCGCGCTGTTTGTGCGTCAGCACAACAATGCCAATCCGGAACATGTATTGACGCATTATTCCGTCTTTTTGGCTACCTTATTGGCACAAGCCCAATTGGCGGAAGGGTCAACGGTTAAATGTTACGAAATCCAGAGAAACTCTGCGGGTGTATTGTCCTGTCAGGCTGTGCAAGTAAGGCTTAGCGCCAGTGTGATGGATCTGAGAGTCAGGATTGCCAGCGAGGAGGCCGGTAGCCTGGCTATTTATTGCAACGAACGGAAATTTTCCGTCGCTAATGCCGATAGTTTTAAACAAATCAGAGCGCATATACTGGGCTTCCGGAAAAGTCACGACGACTATCCCTTTCATATCACTGAAATAGACGTACCTTGCCGAGTGCTGGGCGTGGAGCATGTCGAGCTGTTGCAGACCGTGCATTTCCTGAACTATAAACAAAAAATAGAAGATAAATTAAATATTTAA
- a CDS encoding PAS domain-containing protein, whose amino-acid sequence MIVDMKPEDIVGEYQDTTLTYYDGKSRKVLYTEIETPYPDGKLIVSTTSPDGVITHVNRSFVEMSGYSEAELLGAPHYILRHPDMPAVAFKDLWDTVARGEKWQGFVKNLRKDGGFYWVKATVIPNVRGGKVVGYTSVRRKPSRSKVDECIKLYPTLF is encoded by the coding sequence ATGATCGTTGATATGAAACCGGAAGACATCGTTGGCGAGTACCAGGATACGACTCTTACCTATTACGACGGCAAATCCCGAAAAGTGCTGTATACCGAGATCGAAACGCCTTATCCGGACGGCAAATTGATTGTGTCCACCACTAGCCCGGATGGCGTCATCACTCACGTAAATCGTTCGTTTGTGGAAATGTCGGGTTACAGCGAAGCCGAATTGCTCGGCGCGCCGCACTATATTCTTAGGCATCCGGACATGCCGGCCGTTGCCTTCAAAGACTTATGGGATACGGTGGCCAGAGGCGAAAAATGGCAGGGTTTTGTCAAAAACTTGCGTAAGGACGGCGGTTTTTATTGGGTAAAAGCCACGGTGATTCCCAATGTGCGTGGCGGCAAGGTGGTGGGTTATACCTCGGTGCGTAGAAAACCTTCACGCAGTAAAGTTGATGAATGCATCAAGCTGTATCCGACACTTTTTTGA